One region of Pristiophorus japonicus isolate sPriJap1 unplaced genomic scaffold, sPriJap1.hap1 HAP1_SCAFFOLD_389, whole genome shotgun sequence genomic DNA includes:
- the LOC139250555 gene encoding uridine-cytidine kinase 2-A-like — MSAVMAGDVVAERKAQRRPFLIAVSGGTASGKSSVCQKIVELLGQNKVDQHQRQVVILSQDSFYKVLTTEQKVKASKGQYNFDHPDALDNELILRTLKDIINGRMVPIPVYDFVSHSRKAEMVPVYPADVVLFEGILVFYSQEIRDLFQMKLFVDTDADTRLSRRVLRDINERGRDLEQILTQYTTFVKPAFEEFCLPTKKYADVIIPRGVENLVAINLIVQHIQDILTGGMTKRNGCVNGHTVPRTRHTSESSTRPH, encoded by the exons ATGTCGGCGGTGATGGCGGGAGATGTGGTAGCCGAGAGGAAGGCTCAGCGCCGGCCTTTCCTGATCGCCGTCAGCGGCGGCACCGCCAGCGGAAAG TCCTCAGTGTGTCAGAAAATCGTGGAGCTGCTAGGACAGAATAAAGTGGACCAGCACCAGAGGCAAGTGGTGATCCTGAGCCAGGACAGCTTCTACAAGGTGCTCACCACAGAACAGAAAGTCAAGGCCAGTAAAGGACAGTATAACTTCGATCATCCAG ATGCGCTTGACAACGAGCTGATTCTTCGCACCCTGAAGGACATCATCAATGGGCGGATGGTCCCAATCCCTGTCTATGATTTTGTTAGCCATTCACG GAAGGCGGAGATGGTGCCGGTTTATCCAGCGGACGTGGTCCTCTTCGAGGGTATCCTGGTTTTCTATTCCCAGGAAATCAGGGATCTATTCCAGATGAAACTCTTCGTGGACACAGATGCAGATACCCGGCTTTCCCGGAGAG tattgAGAGACATCAACGAGAGGGGGAGAGACCTCGAGCAGATTCTCACACAGTACACCACCTTCGTAAAACCAGCCTTCGAGGAGTTCTGCCTTCCG ACCAAGAAATACGCTGATGTCATCATCCCCCGAGGGGTGGAAAACCTGG ttgcCATAAACCTGATCGTGCAGCACATTCAGGATATCCTGACGGGCGGTATGACCAAACGCAACGGCTGTGTTAATGGACACACGGTGCCCCGCACTCGACACACCTCCGAGTCCAGCACCCGTCCACACTGA